In a genomic window of Sulfurimonas denitrificans DSM 1251:
- a CDS encoding BrnT family toxin, which produces MKFEYYSNKSDINKEKHGIDFEKAKVLWEDDNLLEVPLPFKEEVRHLCIGKILNKHYSAVITYRSKAIRIISVRRSRKEEINGYENS; this is translated from the coding sequence ATGAAATTTGAATATTATAGCAACAAATCAGATATTAATAAAGAGAAGCATGGTATAGACTTTGAGAAAGCTAAAGTGTTATGGGAAGATGATAACCTTTTAGAAGTTCCTCTACCTTTTAAAGAGGAAGTACGCCATTTATGCATAGGTAAAATTTTGAATAAACATTATTCTGCTGTAATTACATATCGAAGTAAAGCTATTCGTATTATATCTGTTAGAAGATCGAGAAAAGAGGAGATAAACGGCTATGAAAACAGTTAA
- the brnA gene encoding type II toxin-antitoxin system BrnA family antitoxin, with protein MKTVKEFDELFDSGEDISEFVDYSKATRPNLAQKRVNLDLPVWMIEKLDKEAKRLGVARQAIMKMFLAQHLEKAI; from the coding sequence ATGAAAACAGTTAAAGAGTTTGATGAGCTATTTGATAGTGGTGAAGATATATCAGAGTTTGTTGATTACTCAAAAGCGACTAGACCAAATCTTGCCCAAAAGAGAGTTAATCTTGACTTACCAGTATGGATGATTGAAAAACTTGATAAGGAAGCAAAACGCTTGGGTGTTGCTAGACAAGCTATTATGAAAATGTTCTTAGCACAACATTTAGAAAAAGCAATATAA
- a CDS encoding PIN domain-containing protein, whose amino-acid sequence MCDKVFIDTNIILYAISTQDADKRSIATPIVLSDATISAQVINEASVNLLKKLKFSEEMIQKFVDSSYHRYNVVELTRNVFIRASELREKYNFSYYDSIIVSAAIIANCTILYSEDMQHELIVDNRLKIINPFKK is encoded by the coding sequence ATGTGCGATAAAGTATTTATAGATACTAATATAATTCTGTATGCGATAAGCACTCAGGATGCTGATAAACGTTCTATTGCAACACCTATAGTTCTGTCAGATGCTACAATAAGTGCACAAGTTATCAATGAAGCAAGTGTCAATCTACTAAAAAAACTAAAATTCAGTGAAGAGATGATTCAGAAGTTTGTAGATAGTTCTTATCACAGATATAATGTTGTTGAACTTACAAGGAATGTTTTTATAAGGGCTTCTGAGCTAAGAGAAAAATACAACTTCTCATACTATGACAGCATTATTGTATCTGCTGCTATAATAGCTAATTGCACAATCCTTTACTCTGAAGACATGCAACATGAACTAATTGTAGATAACCGCTTAAAAATCATCAACCCATTTAAAAAATAA
- a CDS encoding type II toxin-antitoxin system RelE/ParE family toxin → MSSLLGVIIEETETFAKAVKQLQKQFKNVETDCDEFVHNIKTIDNLGVNLGSGVYKVRIANSDKKSGKSSGYRLISYLKLIDNKLYLMYVYDKSDLGTVSEKQIDALIKKTILEKTNKE, encoded by the coding sequence TTGAGTTCTCTTCTCGGTGTTATTATCGAGGAAACTGAAACTTTTGCCAAAGCTGTAAAACAACTTCAAAAACAATTTAAAAATGTAGAAACGGATTGTGATGAGTTTGTGCATAATATCAAGACTATAGACAATTTAGGTGTAAATTTAGGCAGTGGAGTTTATAAAGTACGAATTGCAAATAGTGATAAAAAAAGCGGTAAAAGTTCTGGTTACAGGCTTATCTCATATTTAAAACTTATTGATAACAAACTCTACCTTATGTATGTTTACGACAAAAGTGACCTTGGCACTGTATCTGAAAAACAAATAGACGCATTAATTAAAAAAACCATTCTTGAAAAAACAAATAAAGAATAA
- a CDS encoding recombinase family protein, whose protein sequence is MKKIGYIRATNKEEIEEQSELLIAAGCSKIYVEPKENLNYQSKVKLAQVVEILHCGDILAVTRLSILSSSVQTLLELMFTFEEKHIILQATKQQFISSNSYNLDELLFFLSEFIEDIRVEKQAYGISKAKDECRRLGRPPKLSAKEVLKAIELKQNNTSRQVANRFRVGRSTLLRHIARSKKSA, encoded by the coding sequence ATGAAAAAGATAGGATATATCAGAGCCACAAACAAAGAGGAGATAGAAGAACAATCAGAACTTCTTATAGCTGCAGGGTGTAGTAAAATCTATGTTGAACCAAAAGAGAATCTCAATTATCAAAGCAAAGTAAAACTTGCTCAAGTAGTAGAGATACTTCATTGCGGCGATATTTTAGCAGTGACAAGATTATCAATCCTCTCTAGCAGTGTTCAAACTCTTTTAGAACTTATGTTTACTTTTGAAGAAAAACATATAATCCTACAAGCTACCAAACAGCAGTTTATCTCTTCAAATAGCTATAACCTTGATGAACTACTCTTTTTTCTAAGCGAGTTTATAGAGGATATAAGAGTAGAAAAACAAGCTTATGGTATCTCTAAAGCAAAAGATGAATGTAGAAGATTAGGCAGACCACCAAAACTTAGTGCTAAAGAGGTGTTAAAAGCTATAGAGCTAAAGCAGAATAATACCTCACGACAAGTTGCCAATAGATTTAGAGTAGGAAGAAGTACGCTACTGCGGCATATTGCTAGGAGTAAAAAGAGTGCGTAA
- a CDS encoding tyrosine-type recombinase/integrase: MKKKKPTLKRIKESVTEQEYKKLMSAIRGDESLRPNTKDNLLRAFTILYFTGLRLNELQQMKLLHIKELLDTGETKLLLLKTKSERKLFAGDEFQKQLKKLLSITTDTDLQIKVISKGSSQNKREGIHPFTFIAQVNEVMKSILGDGYTSHSFRQGLITEMGAKGINTKIISKFIGHSDVKTTMGYIKPTDADVKGAMIR; encoded by the coding sequence ATGAAAAAGAAAAAACCAACACTCAAACGGATAAAAGAATCAGTAACCGAACAAGAGTATAAAAAGTTAATGAGTGCAATCAGAGGCGATGAGTCACTACGACCCAACACCAAAGATAATCTACTTCGTGCTTTTACAATTTTATACTTCACAGGTCTAAGACTTAATGAACTACAACAGATGAAACTCTTACATATCAAAGAGCTACTAGATACAGGTGAAACAAAACTTCTCTTACTAAAAACCAAAAGTGAACGCAAACTCTTTGCAGGTGATGAATTTCAAAAGCAACTTAAAAAGCTACTTAGTATAACAACCGACACCGACTTGCAAATAAAAGTGATAAGTAAAGGAAGCAGCCAAAACAAAAGAGAAGGAATCCATCCATTTACATTTATCGCTCAAGTCAACGAGGTAATGAAATCCATCTTAGGAGACGGCTACACCTCCCACTCATTCCGACAAGGTCTTATAACTGAGATGGGAGCAAAAGGTATCAATACAAAAATCATCTCAAAGTTTATAGGTCATAGTGATGTAAAAACCACTATGGGATATATCAAGCCAACAGATGCAGATGTCAAAGGAGCGATGATACGATGA
- a CDS encoding transposase gives MPRKERYQEPCYYHIVNRGVERRSIYLELEDYEFFLDLLLKASKDYELIIHAFCLMTNHYHILLETKQTNLSKAMQFVNDKYAKYFNKKYTRSGHLWQGRYKSYPLFDDAHFWIVAKYIERNPIKANMVQDVALYKYQSFFQWKYKHNYFELLNDSMIFEMTYDEYSDYLSSEMDIDAIDIVYKSPKLITTKEGNLKVLKKRLETFFEQDRDINRNENIKKAFEYGYTKSEIAEFINLSTKTINTILK, from the coding sequence ATGCCAAGAAAAGAACGATACCAAGAACCATGTTATTATCATATTGTAAATCGTGGAGTAGAGAGAAGATCTATCTATCTTGAACTAGAAGATTATGAGTTTTTTTTAGATCTTTTACTTAAAGCCTCCAAAGATTATGAACTCATTATCCACGCATTTTGTCTTATGACAAATCACTATCATATTCTTTTAGAAACAAAACAAACCAATCTCTCTAAAGCTATGCAGTTTGTAAATGATAAATATGCAAAATACTTTAACAAAAAGTACACAAGAAGCGGTCATCTTTGGCAGGGTAGATACAAATCATATCCCCTATTTGATGATGCTCATTTTTGGATAGTAGCAAAGTATATAGAGAGAAATCCCATAAAAGCAAATATGGTACAGGATGTTGCTCTTTATAAATACCAATCTTTTTTTCAATGGAAATATAAACACAACTACTTTGAACTTTTAAACGATTCTATGATTTTTGAGATGACTTATGATGAATACTCAGATTATTTAAGTAGTGAAATGGATATAGATGCTATAGATATAGTTTATAAATCTCCAAAGCTTATAACAACAAAAGAGGGCAATTTAAAAGTTCTCAAAAAAAGATTAGAAACTTTTTTTGAACAAGACCGTGATATTAACAGAAATGAAAATATTAAAAAAGCTTTTGAATATGGATATACAAAAAGTGAAATAGCAGAATTTATAAACCTAAGTACCAAAACAATCAATACAATTTTAAAATAA
- a CDS encoding transposase: MPRKERYQEPCYYHIVNRGVERRSIYLELEDYEFFLDLLLKASKDYELIIHAFCLMTNHYHILLETKQTNLSKAMQFVNDKYAKYFNKKYTRSGHLWQGRYKSYPLFDDAHFWIVAKYIERNPIKANMVQDVAIYKYQSFFQWKYKHNYFELLNDSMIFEMTYDEYSDYLSSEMDIDAIDIVYKSPKLITTKEGNLKVLKKRLETFFEQDRDINRNENIKKAFEYGYTKSEIAEFINLSTKTINTILK; this comes from the coding sequence ATGCCAAGAAAAGAACGATACCAAGAACCATGTTATTATCATATTGTAAATCGTGGAGTAGAGAGAAGATCTATCTATCTTGAACTAGAAGATTATGAGTTTTTTTTAGATCTTTTACTTAAAGCCTCCAAAGATTATGAACTCATTATCCACGCATTTTGTCTTATGACAAATCACTATCATATTCTTTTAGAAACAAAACAAACCAATCTCTCTAAAGCTATGCAGTTTGTAAATGATAAATATGCAAAATACTTTAACAAAAAGTACACAAGAAGCGGTCATCTTTGGCAGGGTAGATACAAATCATATCCCCTATTTGATGATGCTCATTTTTGGATAGTAGCAAAGTATATAGAGAGAAATCCCATAAAAGCAAATATGGTACAGGATGTTGCTATTTATAAATACCAATCTTTTTTTCAATGGAAATATAAACACAACTACTTTGAACTTTTAAACGATTCTATGATTTTTGAGATGACTTATGATGAATACTCAGATTATTTAAGTAGTGAAATGGATATAGATGCTATAGATATAGTTTATAAATCTCCAAAGCTTATAACAACAAAAGAGGGCAATTTAAAAGTTCTCAAAAAAAGATTAGAAACTTTTTTTGAACAAGACCGTGATATTAACAGAAATGAAAATATTAAAAAAGCTTTTGAGTATGGATATACAAAAAGTGAAATAGCAGAATTTATAAACCTAAGTACCAAAACAATCAATACAATTTTAAAATAA
- a CDS encoding beta strand repeat-containing protein has protein sequence MKAMLEAAGATGNTDGIRLANQAEFAVQAVIVDGVSDDIATAQLANITSDHATVDAATEAVSGAINVGETFNLTKGLDNLVGTEANDTFNGSISTSAELNTLSSLDAVNGGNGVDTLKISTDTIATTAILTPSMSNVEVIEVTATLGANINTSAITDLTDLKIVKAGAGAITATAAATTNVTAAISEDNVGASTLANTIFGAKDVTVNATKMGTAAGTNADTIAVGTGGTAPVGDVVVNQTGAAYTAATADSTLSAIGVTGGKTISVTQVATSDASAAATDTGNNTITQGAVTIVAGATTTNVTVKQDTAVNKIDAVIAKAGTAGTQEITFTDMAKGAVASLAINGGTLTFTANKILTAAEAASAFVSLVAGDKQGNAAATLGVYSDGATIITADKFTSAATATVVDSTHSKVVFSTSLSTATAITNNGASVGVSSVGALVAAVDAVVAKTGVMGVTAGKVLIDDNAAHTLTSITLDSYGATSDIGTTALATTKLATLNLSNVAETVDLTVADTADTLALTLSNVGYDLNLNGTAVASDLTFTAAPKTLNVTSTGANNVKLVNTDNGLETLNVDGTGLLNLSAASVGSGLKTVTVTGTAGLTLEGSESANITSVTTTGTTGTVTTTIDATNATYTGGAGNDMVTIGTTATKAIDLGNGDNKLTLVGTVVVPTVEVKAGTGTKDTIAMAAASAASLTASDKLFADKISGFERLSVGTVATAATVKLENMDAINYVISNGTSGSTFTGAVTAATSGETFTFVYNGTLYTATLAGTAIGDFNTAINAAVDSKAVALGAGKVTATGAADLVLAADDLSNTLQGVAYNDTTGGTTIAVANVGILFDKMLANATVQLDKAGSVEAKLTTDTGLTDVVNVVTNGTTGANLGSFKANNIETINITANDTDLTKTGTVENVSTNTLAIDANKATLLKVDGAGNLTLTLSAATTEVATINASTMTGAITVTTNASDTGATTVTGGSANDTITLKGANDVAIGGDGNDTLIVSGSVASFVQLTGGNGIDTFDVSGFLAANSGAGAYITDLAVGETIKFNTAATNFVSSKITLDPNSTLEQYAQEAASVANTGNTSGIAWFQIGTGATAATYIVQDVSNNGVFDNGADTIIKINGLVDLSTASYSTTNGTLDIISL, from the coding sequence ATGAAAGCAATGTTAGAAGCAGCTGGCGCAACAGGTAATACTGATGGTATTCGTTTAGCTAACCAAGCAGAATTTGCTGTTCAAGCTGTTATCGTTGATGGTGTTTCTGATGATATCGCTACTGCTCAATTAGCAAATATCACTTCTGATCATGCAACAGTTGATGCTGCAACTGAAGCAGTTTCTGGGGCTATTAATGTTGGTGAGACTTTTAATTTAACTAAAGGTCTTGACAACTTAGTAGGTACTGAGGCTAATGACACTTTCAATGGTTCAATCTCTACTTCTGCAGAATTAAATACATTAAGTTCACTTGATGCAGTAAATGGTGGTAATGGTGTAGATACACTTAAGATTTCTACAGATACTATAGCTACTACTGCTATTCTTACTCCTAGCATGAGTAATGTAGAAGTTATTGAAGTTACTGCTACTTTAGGTGCTAATATCAATACTTCAGCTATTACTGATTTAACAGATTTAAAAATTGTTAAAGCTGGTGCTGGTGCAATAACTGCTACTGCTGCTGCAACTACTAATGTTACTGCTGCAATTTCAGAAGATAATGTAGGTGCTTCAACTCTTGCTAACACTATTTTTGGTGCTAAAGATGTAACAGTTAATGCTACTAAAATGGGTACAGCTGCTGGTACAAATGCTGACACTATAGCTGTTGGTACTGGTGGAACTGCTCCAGTAGGTGATGTAGTAGTTAACCAAACAGGTGCTGCATATACAGCTGCAACAGCTGACTCAACATTAAGTGCTATTGGCGTAACTGGTGGTAAAACTATCTCTGTAACACAAGTAGCTACAAGTGATGCTTCTGCTGCTGCAACTGATACTGGTAACAACACAATCACTCAAGGTGCTGTAACTATAGTTGCAGGTGCTACTACAACTAATGTAACAGTTAAGCAAGATACTGCAGTAAATAAAATAGATGCAGTTATAGCTAAAGCTGGAACTGCAGGAACTCAAGAAATTACTTTCACAGATATGGCAAAGGGAGCAGTAGCTTCATTAGCTATCAACGGTGGAACTCTTACATTCACAGCAAACAAAATATTAACTGCTGCTGAAGCTGCATCTGCATTCGTTAGCTTAGTAGCTGGTGATAAGCAAGGTAATGCTGCTGCAACATTAGGTGTTTATTCTGATGGTGCTACAATTATAACGGCTGACAAATTCACTTCTGCTGCAACAGCAACAGTTGTAGATTCAACACACTCTAAAGTAGTGTTCTCAACTTCACTTAGCACTGCAACTGCAATTACAAACAATGGAGCATCTGTTGGTGTATCTTCTGTTGGTGCTTTAGTAGCTGCTGTAGATGCTGTTGTTGCTAAAACAGGTGTTATGGGTGTTACTGCAGGTAAAGTTTTAATTGACGATAATGCTGCTCACACATTAACATCTATCACTCTTGATAGTTATGGTGCAACTTCTGATATTGGTACAACAGCACTTGCTACAACTAAACTTGCAACACTTAACCTATCAAATGTAGCTGAAACAGTTGATTTGACAGTTGCAGACACTGCAGACACGCTAGCTCTTACACTTTCAAATGTAGGATATGATTTAAACCTTAATGGTACTGCTGTTGCATCAGATTTAACATTTACAGCTGCTCCAAAAACTTTAAATGTTACTTCAACTGGAGCTAACAATGTTAAATTAGTAAATACAGACAATGGACTTGAAACATTAAATGTTGATGGTACAGGCTTACTAAACTTATCTGCTGCTTCTGTAGGTTCAGGACTTAAAACAGTAACTGTTACAGGTACTGCTGGTCTTACATTAGAAGGTTCAGAATCTGCTAATATCACTTCTGTTACAACAACAGGAACTACAGGTACTGTAACTACTACTATCGATGCTACAAATGCTACTTACACTGGTGGTGCTGGTAACGATATGGTAACAATAGGTACAACTGCAACTAAAGCAATCGACTTAGGAAACGGTGATAACAAATTAACATTAGTTGGAACTGTAGTAGTACCAACTGTTGAAGTTAAAGCTGGAACAGGTACTAAAGACACAATCGCTATGGCAGCAGCAAGTGCAGCTTCTTTAACTGCAAGTGATAAACTATTCGCAGATAAAATCAGTGGATTTGAAAGATTAAGTGTTGGTACAGTAGCAACAGCAGCTACAGTTAAGCTAGAGAACATGGATGCTATCAACTATGTTATAAGTAATGGTACATCAGGTTCTACATTTACTGGCGCTGTTACTGCTGCTACATCAGGTGAAACATTTACTTTCGTTTACAATGGTACTCTTTATACTGCTACTTTAGCAGGGACAGCTATAGGAGACTTTAACACAGCGATTAATGCTGCAGTGGATTCTAAAGCTGTTGCACTTGGTGCAGGAAAAGTAACTGCTACTGGTGCTGCAGACTTAGTACTAGCTGCTGATGATTTAAGTAATACACTTCAAGGTGTTGCATATAATGATACTACAGGAGGCACTACTATCGCTGTAGCTAATGTAGGTATATTATTTGATAAAATGCTTGCAAACGCAACAGTTCAATTAGATAAAGCTGGTAGTGTAGAAGCAAAACTTACTACAGACACTGGTCTTACAGATGTAGTTAATGTTGTTACAAACGGTACAACGGGTGCGAATCTTGGTTCATTCAAAGCTAATAATATTGAAACAATCAATATTACTGCAAACGATACAGATTTAACTAAAACGGGAACTGTTGAAAATGTTTCTACAAACACTTTAGCAATTGATGCTAATAAAGCAACATTATTAAAAGTTGATGGAGCTGGTAACTTAACGTTAACATTAAGTGCTGCTACAACTGAAGTTGCAACTATCAATGCATCAACTATGACAGGTGCTATTACTGTTACAACTAATGCAAGCGATACAGGTGCTACAACTGTAACAGGTGGATCTGCTAATGACACTATTACACTTAAAGGTGCAAATGATGTTGCTATCGGTGGAGACGGTAATGATACACTTATCGTATCTGGAAGCGTTGCAAGCTTTGTTCAATTAACAGGTGGAAACGGTATTGATACATTTGATGTAAGTGGATTCTTAGCTGCAAACTCAGGTGCAGGTGCTTATATTACAGATTTAGCTGTTGGTGAAACTATCAAGTTTAACACTGCTGCAACTAACTTTGTTTCATCAAAAATTACACTTGACCCTAACTCAACTCTAGAACAATATGCTCAAGAAGCTGCATCAGTTGCAAATACTGGTAATACTTCAGGTATCGCTTGGTTCCAAATTGGTACAGGTGCTACTGCAGCAACTTATATCGTTCAAGATGTTAGTAACAATGGCGTATTTGATAATGGTGCAGATACTATCATTAAAATAAATGGTCTAGTTGATCTTTCAACTGCATCATACAGTACAACAAACGGAACATTAGACATAATCAGTCTATAA
- a CDS encoding DUF4214 domain-containing protein: MALDTISIARLEITKIYIAAFNRAPDAAGLSNWMNQYTAGLMTYKQISEDFSNQAEYKAKYPSAMTNDEYITKIYSNVFGRTPDAGGLENWLAN, encoded by the coding sequence ATGGCACTAGATACAATTTCAATAGCTCGTTTGGAAATTACAAAAATTTACATCGCAGCTTTCAATAGAGCACCGGACGCGGCAGGTCTTTCAAACTGGATGAATCAATACACAGCAGGTTTGATGACTTATAAGCAAATCTCAGAAGATTTCTCAAATCAAGCTGAATATAAAGCTAAGTATCCTTCAGCTATGACAAATGATGAATATATTACAAAAATATATTCAAATGTATTCGGTAGAACACCAGATGCTGGTGGACTTGAGAACTGGTTAGCCAACTAG
- a CDS encoding glycosyltransferase family 4 protein produces MRIVIDLQGAQTESRFRGIGRSSLSIAQAIARNRGNNEVLIALNGLFVETIEPIRAAFEGLLAQENIKVWYAPSPVKESVSKNTLRREISELIREQFLSSLNPDVVFITSLFEGYLDDALTSVKKFDDNIKTVILLHDLIPYIYPEIYLLQQAQHTYYHRKIEFLKNADLLLGVSKSSCKEAIEQLQFLPDKTTAISSAVSDMFKPIFFSQEEQKYLKSKYSIKKKIIMYAPGGFDKRKNFENLIAAFSKLSSSIKKDYQLVILSKVDDKNRDYLNTIAKKENIDDLVITGYVSDEDLVALYNIADLFVFPSIHEGFGLPLLEAMSCGTASIGSNTTSMPEVIGLKEAMFDPYSVDSIASKIEEVLENETLNIKLKSHATLQAQKFSWDKSAKVAIKAIENLVNGSPNIKKFKENSTDLYTKIATILKIAKTEEYNSTLLSVAHSLELNMQNNSNPNLFIDISILAKQDFGTGIQRVVRSVISELYKNTPNGYNLNLVYLSHEDNYWAYYRASDYEHNFTQTLLQEKNYPLEPKNGDVFLGLDLSGDVYHAQKYDLFTQWRNRGVKIAFVVYDILPILHPQWWPQGGSLTHTNWLTTITKVSDKLISISNAVSEEVQAWVVAANLKRDRPLQYASFNLGADVKNSMPSSGLTKDTDFVLKEMSKRVTFLTVGTIEPRKGHKQTLAAFEKLWADGVDVNLVIVGKDGWMMDDFILNLKEHNEQNNRLFWLNAISDEYLEQVYINSSCLIAPSEGEGFGLPLIEAAQHSLPIIARDIPVFREVASKYAYYFTNNNEPSTLADATLSWLKLYKQDNHPKSDKMPWLTWRESTKQLLHVLEL; encoded by the coding sequence ATGAGAATAGTTATTGATTTACAAGGAGCGCAAACAGAGAGCCGTTTCCGTGGTATTGGGCGCTCTTCATTATCTATAGCACAAGCAATAGCGCGTAATAGAGGTAACAATGAAGTTTTAATAGCACTAAATGGACTTTTTGTAGAAACTATAGAACCAATTAGAGCTGCTTTTGAAGGCTTACTCGCTCAAGAAAACATTAAAGTTTGGTATGCACCTTCTCCTGTAAAAGAAAGTGTCTCTAAAAATACCTTACGAAGAGAGATATCAGAACTTATACGTGAACAATTTCTCTCAAGTCTCAACCCTGATGTAGTGTTTATAACAAGCCTTTTTGAAGGCTACCTTGATGATGCCCTCACGAGTGTGAAAAAATTTGATGACAATATAAAAACTGTTATATTGTTACATGATTTAATCCCATATATCTATCCTGAAATTTATTTATTGCAACAGGCACAACACACTTATTATCATCGCAAAATAGAATTTCTTAAAAATGCTGATTTGCTACTTGGCGTATCGAAGAGTTCTTGTAAAGAAGCTATAGAACAATTACAGTTTTTACCAGATAAAACTACCGCTATCTCCTCAGCAGTAAGCGATATGTTTAAACCTATTTTTTTCTCACAAGAAGAACAAAAATACTTAAAGTCTAAATATTCAATCAAAAAAAAGATTATTATGTACGCACCAGGTGGTTTTGATAAACGTAAAAATTTTGAAAACCTTATTGCTGCATTTAGTAAATTATCATCTTCCATAAAAAAAGATTATCAGTTGGTAATTCTCAGCAAAGTAGATGATAAAAATAGAGACTATCTTAACACAATTGCAAAAAAAGAAAATATAGATGACTTAGTTATTACGGGTTATGTAAGCGATGAAGATTTAGTTGCTCTGTATAACATCGCTGATCTATTTGTTTTCCCCTCAATACATGAAGGTTTTGGCTTGCCTTTACTTGAGGCAATGTCTTGTGGCACAGCTTCTATAGGTTCAAATACAACTAGTATGCCTGAAGTCATAGGTCTCAAAGAGGCAATGTTCGATCCTTACTCTGTTGATTCTATAGCAAGTAAAATAGAAGAAGTTTTAGAAAATGAAACACTGAACATAAAACTTAAAAGTCATGCAACTCTTCAGGCTCAAAAATTTTCTTGGGATAAAAGTGCAAAAGTTGCGATAAAAGCAATTGAAAACTTAGTAAATGGCTCGCCTAATATAAAAAAGTTCAAAGAAAACAGCACCGATTTATACACCAAAATTGCCACTATTTTAAAAATAGCTAAAACAGAAGAATATAACTCTACTCTTTTAAGTGTAGCTCACTCCCTTGAGCTAAACATGCAAAACAACTCAAATCCAAACCTCTTCATAGACATCTCTATATTAGCAAAACAGGATTTTGGAACAGGTATCCAAAGAGTAGTAAGATCTGTTATCTCAGAACTTTATAAAAATACTCCAAATGGTTACAACCTAAACTTAGTCTATCTCTCCCATGAAGATAACTATTGGGCATACTACAGAGCGTCTGATTATGAACATAACTTCACGCAGACTCTTTTACAAGAAAAGAACTATCCCCTTGAGCCAAAAAACGGAGATGTTTTTTTAGGATTGGACTTAAGCGGTGATGTTTACCATGCACAAAAGTATGATTTATTTACTCAGTGGCGCAACCGTGGAGTTAAGATAGCCTTTGTTGTTTATGACATATTGCCTATTTTACATCCCCAGTGGTGGCCACAAGGAGGCAGTCTCACACATACAAACTGGCTTACAACCATCACAAAAGTATCCGACAAACTCATAAGCATCTCAAACGCTGTCTCAGAGGAGGTTCAAGCGTGGGTAGTTGCAGCTAATCTAAAAAGAGATAGACCACTACAGTACGCTTCATTTAACCTTGGTGCTGATGTAAAAAACTCCATGCCCTCATCTGGACTCACAAAAGATACCGATTTCGTATTAAAAGAGATGAGCAAAAGAGTAACATTCCTCACAGTAGGAACTATAGAACCCAGAAAAGGACACAAGCAAACATTAGCTGCCTTTGAAAAACTCTGGGCAGATGGAGTCGATGTAAACTTAGTCATAGTAGGAAAAGATGGCTGGATGATGGATGATTTTATCCTAAACCTCAAAGAGCACAATGAGCAAAACAACAGACTCTTCTGGCTCAACGCCATAAGCGATGAGTACCTAGAACAAGTTTACATAAACTCATCTTGTCTCATAGCCCCAAGTGAGGGCGAGGGTTTTGGTCTGCCACTCATAGAAGCAGCCCAGCATAGTCTCCCCATCATCGCAAGAGATATACCCGTCTTTAGAGAAGTCGCATCTAAGTACGCATACTACTTTACAAACAATAATGAACCATCTACTTTAGCAGATGCAACTCTCTCATGGCTAAAGCTCTACAAACAAGACAACCATCCAAAATCAGACAAAATGCCATGGCTTACATGGAGAGAAAGTACAAAACAGTTGTTACATGTACTAGAACTTTAA